A genomic stretch from Candidatus Hydrogenedentota bacterium includes:
- the mscL gene encoding large-conductance mechanosensitive channel protein MscL has protein sequence MSIAKEFQEFAIKGNMIDMAVGIIIGGAFGKIINSLVADVIMPPIGMLLGKVDFKDLAIILKAATVDAAGVEVPAVTLNYGMFGQNVVDFLIIAFSVFLMVKVVNRLRRKQEAEEAAK, from the coding sequence ATGAGCATAGCGAAAGAGTTCCAGGAATTTGCGATTAAAGGCAACATGATCGATATGGCGGTGGGTATCATCATCGGCGGGGCATTTGGCAAGATCATCAATTCACTGGTGGCGGATGTGATCATGCCACCGATCGGGATGCTGCTGGGGAAGGTGGATTTCAAAGATCTAGCGATAATCCTGAAGGCGGCGACGGTGGACGCGGCGGGGGTCGAGGTGCCGGCGGTAACGCTCAACTACGGGATGTTCGGTCAGAACGTGGTGGATTTTTTGATCATTGCATTTTCAGTGTTCTTAATGGTGAAGGTGGTGAACCGCCTGCGCCGCAAACAGGAAGCTGAAGAAGCCGCAAAGTAA